A stretch of the Methylacidiphilum caldifontis genome encodes the following:
- a CDS encoding efflux transporter outer membrane subunit: MNSGRKAKGKKEKGLFGLNKPLASFSLPLLSVIQWAILFVFVSCSVGPDYKPPKVDIPKNWKWGEPKPNPNPSPSQGKPKPAVNKEANKGNGLQSEENIKKAIEEAKKNPGKWKVAEPKDFIKKGEWWKIFNDPVLNQLEAEAEVANQQIKMAMANVVEARAGVGAALSAFFPHTNFTPSYQRWKLKTHLPWLPFILPEPIYSTVPLPGIPAGSIIGTTHYYGFQPTLNMWQVYLNSNWELDIWGKLRRQLEAAKAEAQASQAELEGMKLTIHADVAQAYYLLRYIDSQLEVMERMIHVYEDNLKRVEIRYKSGLSNELDLARAKTDLSRIKAQYIALESHRAKVENSIARLLGQPASTFHFPRKPLKEEPPDIPTSLPSEILEQRPDISQAEREMAATNAMIGVAYAAYFPSVNLNAYFGFFNTDFGQLFTWPSNSWIYGPLIDLPLFEGGRLLANLMQARAAYEKAVASYRETVLSAFEEVENALIGVRLLEEEQKVEDEVVASAKKQYELAFDRFQRGLSHYIEVDTTETVWLNAILTDIALRGERFIVRIALIRAFGGGWQDSSMKKSPIKEAESKKVQK; encoded by the coding sequence ATGAATTCAGGTCGAAAGGCAAAGGGGAAAAAAGAAAAAGGACTTTTCGGTTTAAATAAGCCTTTGGCTTCTTTTAGCCTTCCTTTGCTTTCGGTTATACAATGGGCAATATTGTTTGTTTTTGTTAGCTGTTCGGTTGGTCCTGACTATAAACCCCCTAAAGTCGACATTCCCAAAAATTGGAAATGGGGAGAGCCAAAGCCTAACCCCAACCCTTCCCCAAGCCAGGGAAAGCCAAAGCCAGCAGTCAACAAAGAAGCAAATAAAGGAAATGGTCTTCAAAGTGAAGAAAACATAAAAAAAGCGATTGAAGAAGCGAAGAAAAACCCGGGAAAATGGAAAGTCGCTGAACCAAAAGATTTCATCAAAAAAGGAGAGTGGTGGAAAATCTTCAACGATCCGGTTCTTAACCAACTTGAAGCTGAAGCCGAAGTGGCTAACCAACAGATCAAGATGGCGATGGCCAACGTCGTCGAAGCCCGTGCGGGGGTGGGAGCAGCCTTAAGTGCTTTTTTCCCCCATACCAATTTCACTCCAAGCTACCAGCGTTGGAAACTCAAGACTCATCTTCCCTGGCTCCCTTTCATTTTACCTGAACCCATCTATTCCACAGTTCCCCTACCCGGTATACCCGCTGGCTCGATCATTGGAACAACCCACTATTATGGATTTCAGCCTACCCTGAATATGTGGCAAGTATATCTTAATTCAAACTGGGAACTGGATATATGGGGAAAACTAAGGAGGCAACTGGAAGCGGCAAAGGCCGAAGCTCAAGCTTCTCAAGCCGAACTAGAAGGCATGAAACTAACGATTCATGCCGACGTAGCCCAGGCTTATTACCTATTGCGTTACATCGATAGCCAACTTGAGGTAATGGAACGGATGATCCATGTCTACGAAGACAACCTGAAAAGGGTAGAAATTCGCTATAAAAGCGGTCTATCTAACGAGTTGGACCTAGCAAGGGCAAAAACCGATCTTTCACGGATAAAGGCCCAGTATATTGCTCTGGAAAGCCATAGGGCAAAAGTGGAAAATTCGATTGCCAGGCTCCTTGGTCAGCCCGCCTCAACCTTCCATTTTCCCCGAAAGCCCTTAAAAGAAGAACCTCCTGATATCCCCACAAGCCTACCTTCAGAAATTTTAGAGCAAAGACCAGACATATCTCAAGCTGAAAGGGAAATGGCTGCAACCAATGCGATGATCGGAGTAGCCTATGCGGCCTATTTTCCATCCGTCAATCTCAATGCCTACTTTGGATTTTTCAACACCGATTTTGGCCAGCTCTTTACTTGGCCTTCCAATTCATGGATATATGGCCCTTTGATTGATCTTCCTCTTTTTGAGGGCGGTAGACTATTGGCCAACTTGATGCAGGCTCGTGCTGCATATGAAAAAGCGGTAGCTTCCTACCGAGAGACCGTTCTTTCTGCGTTTGAAGAAGTGGAAAATGCTTTGATCGGTGTGCGGTTGTTGGAAGAAGAACAAAAAGTCGAGGATGAGGTTGTCGCTTCAGCTAAAAAACAATATGAGCTAGCTTTCGATCGGTTTCAAAGAGGACTTTCTCATTACATTGAAGTTGATACCACCGAAACGGTTTGGCTCAACGCCATTCTTACAGACATTGCATTGCGAGGTGAAAGATTTATTGTCCGCATCGCCCTTATACGTGCATTTGGTGGAGGATGGCAAGACAGCTCGATGAAAAAGTCGCCTATTAAAGAAGCTGAGTCTAAAAAAGTCCAAAAATAG
- a CDS encoding MFS transporter, translating to MNNSLKLFFLFFLYFILQCFCFFQSGSYTDIIPYATAELGQSQSHGAWTNGFFFLGQGFGLLMASPLSLHYGRKKTVLFFSFLLSASSILCAWAWDFYFFLIGRLLQGICCGVLIIGSQSLMFENTPETWRVFPLMLGAMASVLPFTIGPTIGGYGKEFLGRESSSWRYWFYLSAILFLILSLLLYQLFEEKGEVPTKKRWDWKGSILLFITLAAAQMIFNMGDDYEWLISPIIDFMLILAIASFIGLIVVEFNQIDPFLRVNLLLRKNFLIGSVCLTIGFLFFYGLWTTLLVRLQNQCLFPPHQAGTLFIGMALFSTPISFFLPRLVGKIKFRIYGFFVFVLLGGLYSWMGYFDFYQKRWFWVQSPFIFLLQGIALGLFFIPLTNLIISGLSPKNQLLAVELSSSMRIIGQGWASPIIGTILYHRIVFHKMRLADWLYMGNPYLMEYYSKFKEQGMDREIAFKFLDQSALSHAFIISLDDAFRFCGIGFFILSGLILLAKEKQD from the coding sequence ATGAATAATTCCCTAAAACTTTTTTTTCTCTTTTTTCTTTATTTTATCCTTCAATGTTTCTGTTTTTTCCAATCGGGTTCCTATACGGACATCATTCCCTATGCAACCGCTGAGCTTGGCCAAAGTCAAAGTCATGGTGCATGGACTAATGGATTTTTTTTCTTAGGGCAAGGATTCGGCCTTCTCATGGCTAGCCCATTGAGCCTTCATTATGGAAGAAAAAAAACCGTACTCTTCTTTTCTTTTCTTCTCTCGGCCAGTAGCATCCTTTGTGCATGGGCCTGGGATTTCTACTTTTTTTTGATTGGTCGGTTATTGCAGGGTATTTGCTGTGGTGTGCTAATCATCGGCTCTCAAAGTTTAATGTTTGAAAATACTCCTGAAACCTGGAGAGTCTTTCCCTTAATGCTAGGGGCCATGGCTAGTGTGCTACCCTTTACAATTGGTCCAACAATTGGTGGCTATGGCAAAGAGTTTTTAGGCAGAGAGTCAAGCAGTTGGAGGTACTGGTTTTATCTGAGTGCTATTCTTTTTCTTATCCTCAGTTTGTTGCTTTATCAGCTGTTCGAAGAAAAGGGAGAAGTTCCGACAAAAAAGCGATGGGATTGGAAAGGCTCAATCCTTCTTTTTATAACCTTGGCTGCTGCACAAATGATTTTCAACATGGGCGATGATTACGAGTGGCTTATTTCTCCCATTATCGATTTTATGCTTATCTTGGCCATTGCCAGCTTTATTGGTTTGATAGTCGTGGAATTTAACCAGATAGATCCTTTCCTCCGTGTAAACCTTTTATTAAGAAAAAATTTTTTAATCGGTTCGGTATGCTTGACAATTGGCTTTCTCTTTTTTTATGGCTTGTGGACAACGCTGCTTGTCCGGCTTCAGAATCAATGCCTGTTCCCGCCACACCAAGCGGGGACTCTCTTTATCGGCATGGCACTTTTTTCCACACCCATCTCTTTTTTTCTACCCAGGCTAGTAGGCAAAATAAAATTTCGCATCTATGGTTTTTTTGTATTTGTCCTTCTGGGTGGACTTTACAGCTGGATGGGCTATTTCGATTTTTACCAGAAAAGATGGTTCTGGGTGCAATCCCCTTTTATTTTTCTTCTTCAGGGTATTGCTTTAGGTCTTTTCTTTATCCCTCTTACTAATCTGATCATCTCCGGCCTTTCTCCTAAAAATCAACTTCTAGCCGTTGAGCTTTCAAGCAGTATGCGTATTATTGGCCAGGGATGGGCTTCCCCCATTATCGGCACGATCCTCTACCACCGGATTGTTTTTCACAAGATGCGGCTAGCTGACTGGCTCTACATGGGTAATCCCTATTTGATGGAATATTATTCAAAGTTCAAAGAGCAAGGAATGGATAGAGAAATAGCCTTTAAGTTTCTCGATCAATCGGCCCTTTCCCACGCCTTTATCATAAGCCTTGATGATGCTTTCAGGTTCTGTGGCATAGGTTTCTTCATTTTATCTGGATTGATCCTTTTGGCTAAGGAAAAACAAGACTAA
- a CDS encoding HlyD family secretion protein — MKEHRKEGMKNGFSPIFNVVGEKKNKGRFQQLFKAVFRSWEKDLSSFFSNKYFILLFFFILFVLGSWWFFFATRWVSTNDAYVTGNVIPVKAQTSGRVVEVLVESTQFVQKNQLLVRLDSLKQQVAFESAKHNLAMAVRRVEDLFNKARSLRNKIAAQKAILGRQRYDLGLYTSGSKAGVVSIQDAVDAQWKVEEIESTIRQLEDELRSTEAWIQKTTIWDNPIVLKAAVELKDAYLALYRCQVVAPVAGYIAKRSVQVGDEVNPEKLLMSVVPLDYYWVVANYRETELRKMKPGQPVKIRADIYGRRYLFHGIVEGIEPGSGSVFSLLPPDNATGNYIHVVERVPVRIKIDPKELQKHPLRLGLSVVTKVDVAYKGQSVLKPLTEIPPEVKKTDYTSSYFTEELVGVDNLIRSIIEQNRYPQDQTQGSLSQKKE; from the coding sequence ATGAAAGAGCATCGGAAAGAGGGAATGAAAAATGGATTTTCTCCTATTTTTAATGTCGTAGGGGAAAAGAAAAATAAGGGCCGTTTTCAGCAACTTTTCAAAGCGGTATTTCGCTCATGGGAAAAGGATCTTTCATCGTTTTTTTCCAATAAATATTTTATTTTACTGTTCTTTTTTATCCTGTTTGTCTTAGGAAGCTGGTGGTTTTTCTTTGCAACCCGTTGGGTATCAACAAATGATGCTTACGTAACCGGTAATGTTATTCCTGTCAAAGCCCAGACTTCAGGGAGAGTTGTGGAAGTCTTGGTTGAATCCACTCAATTCGTCCAAAAAAATCAGCTGCTTGTCCGGTTGGATTCGCTGAAACAGCAGGTAGCCTTTGAAAGTGCTAAGCACAACCTGGCTATGGCTGTTCGAAGGGTTGAAGATCTCTTCAACAAGGCAAGATCCTTGCGCAACAAAATCGCTGCACAAAAAGCCATTTTAGGCAGACAACGTTATGATCTTGGCCTTTACACGTCAGGAAGCAAAGCCGGAGTAGTTTCAATCCAAGATGCTGTGGATGCTCAATGGAAAGTAGAGGAGATAGAATCGACAATAAGGCAGCTTGAAGATGAATTGAGGTCAACCGAAGCTTGGATTCAGAAAACGACCATATGGGATAATCCCATTGTGCTCAAAGCGGCAGTAGAACTCAAAGATGCCTACCTGGCTTTATACCGGTGTCAGGTTGTGGCACCTGTAGCGGGTTATATCGCAAAGAGATCGGTACAGGTTGGCGATGAGGTGAATCCTGAAAAGTTGCTCATGTCTGTAGTGCCCCTAGATTATTACTGGGTTGTCGCTAATTACAGGGAGACCGAACTTAGGAAGATGAAACCGGGGCAACCTGTAAAAATCAGGGCAGACATCTATGGTAGGCGCTATTTGTTTCATGGAATAGTTGAAGGGATAGAACCGGGTTCTGGAAGTGTTTTTTCTCTACTTCCTCCTGACAATGCCACAGGCAATTACATTCATGTCGTTGAAAGAGTTCCTGTAAGAATAAAAATTGATCCCAAAGAACTCCAAAAACACCCTTTAAGACTTGGACTGTCGGTTGTGACCAAAGTGGATGTGGCCTATAAGGGTCAATCAGTGCTTAAACCCCTGACAGAAATTCCTCCTGAAGTCAAGAAAACCGATTATACTTCGTCTTATTTTACCGAAGAACTGGTGGGAGTAGACAATTTAATAAGATCGATCATTGAACAAAACCGTTATCCCCAAGACCAAACTCAAGGTTCTTTAAGCCAAAAAAAGGAATGA
- a CDS encoding universal stress protein, which produces MTLEKILVGYDGSEGAKKALSFALKLATVMGSKITILAVSHPPEFNQDTEFSLERQKIVSEIKWAMEKAAEEKVGIEVKTAMGDPADKIIKLAREGNFDLVVLGRRGLSRVGYWLTGSVSERVVRHSPCSILIVE; this is translated from the coding sequence ATGACCTTGGAAAAAATCCTTGTCGGCTACGATGGCTCGGAAGGAGCAAAAAAAGCGTTAAGTTTCGCTTTGAAATTAGCAACTGTTATGGGTTCAAAGATAACGATCCTTGCTGTCAGTCATCCTCCCGAGTTCAACCAAGATACTGAATTTAGTCTTGAAAGGCAGAAAATTGTATCTGAAATTAAATGGGCCATGGAAAAAGCGGCAGAAGAAAAAGTAGGGATTGAGGTAAAAACCGCGATGGGAGATCCAGCAGACAAGATTATTAAACTGGCCCGGGAAGGTAACTTCGATCTCGTAGTCTTGGGTCGAAGGGGGCTATCCAGGGTTGGATATTGGCTCACCGGTTCAGTGTCTGAACGAGTTGTCCGTCACAGCCCTTGCTCAATTCTGATTGTAGAATAG
- a CDS encoding DsrE/DsrF/DrsH-like family protein: MEEKISIILFSGTVDKLLAAVTIASGAAAMQKKVQIFVTFYGLLAFRKDDWKTNRRLSKDFEDFATEALKAMEAKKVPNWLDTLKSAMEIGDVTVHACGLTMDLLAIKLEDLESVVSDIVGVGTFIENASGGQILFL; this comes from the coding sequence ATGGAAGAAAAAATATCGATCATTCTTTTTTCTGGAACCGTAGACAAACTTCTTGCCGCAGTTACAATTGCATCAGGTGCCGCAGCCATGCAAAAGAAGGTCCAGATTTTTGTGACCTTTTATGGGCTTTTAGCTTTTAGAAAAGATGATTGGAAAACCAATAGACGACTCAGTAAAGATTTTGAAGATTTTGCTACGGAGGCCTTAAAGGCGATGGAAGCCAAGAAGGTCCCCAATTGGTTGGATACGTTAAAAAGTGCGATGGAAATTGGAGATGTAACGGTTCATGCCTGTGGGCTAACCATGGATCTTTTAGCCATTAAACTTGAAGATTTAGAATCTGTTGTCAGTGATATTGTTGGTGTAGGGACGTTCATAGAAAATGCTTCCGGCGGCCAAATTCTCTTTCTCTAA
- a CDS encoding sulfurtransferase TusA family protein, which translates to MEGIKITKEVDARGSFCPGPLMEMIRLIRSANVGDVVAVISGDEGTKKDLPAWIKKAKHELIAEEPIEGGATRFICKKLH; encoded by the coding sequence ATGGAAGGAATTAAAATTACAAAAGAAGTCGATGCTCGGGGCAGCTTTTGTCCAGGACCTTTGATGGAAATGATCAGGTTAATCCGATCTGCAAATGTAGGAGATGTAGTCGCTGTCATTTCGGGTGATGAAGGCACAAAAAAAGACCTGCCTGCATGGATCAAAAAGGCAAAGCATGAACTGATTGCTGAAGAACCCATAGAGGGTGGTGCTACTCGTTTTATCTGTAAGAAACTCCATTAA
- a CDS encoding NAD(P)/FAD-dependent oxidoreductase, whose protein sequence is MAKNILVLGGGTGGSIVANILARTLKSQEAQITVISDSPLHVYQPFQLYIPFGYQDPRKIARSERSLLNRRISLVIDPVEQLDVKNHQVICHSKKSYPYDYLVIATGSVVDEEQIAGFKEGADHFYTPKAAFSLYEKLQNFNGGTIVVGIGGLPYKCPVAPIEFTFMLEEFLTKKGLRQRTEIIYTFPLNDVFNIKTAADYIRTDFEKRNIKTELFFNLAEIHPEKKVVESLEGTELSYDLLVMTPPHKGATFLRGHEIADAEGWINTDRHSLKVLNAQDIWALGDTTNLPISKAGSTAHFQAPVIARQICAAIRQENLEDGKNRYNGHVACFIESGYGKATMLDFDYDHPPQPPPPSEFIHFQKLALNKFYWYLIPKAII, encoded by the coding sequence ATGGCCAAAAATATCTTGGTATTGGGAGGAGGAACAGGAGGTTCTATTGTTGCCAACATTTTGGCACGAACATTAAAGAGCCAAGAAGCACAAATTACGGTCATATCTGATTCTCCTCTTCATGTCTATCAACCTTTCCAGCTTTACATTCCTTTTGGCTACCAGGACCCCCGCAAAATCGCACGCTCTGAAAGATCGCTTCTGAACAGAAGGATATCCCTGGTTATCGATCCCGTTGAACAGCTCGATGTCAAGAACCATCAAGTCATATGTCATTCTAAGAAAAGCTATCCCTATGATTATCTGGTTATCGCCACCGGTTCTGTTGTCGATGAAGAGCAGATAGCGGGTTTTAAAGAGGGAGCTGATCATTTTTATACACCCAAGGCCGCTTTTTCTCTCTATGAAAAACTTCAAAATTTTAACGGGGGAACGATCGTTGTGGGTATTGGAGGACTGCCTTACAAGTGTCCTGTAGCGCCCATTGAGTTTACTTTCATGCTTGAGGAATTTTTGACGAAAAAAGGGTTACGTCAGCGGACTGAAATTATCTATACTTTTCCTCTTAATGATGTTTTTAATATCAAAACCGCAGCCGATTACATTCGAACTGACTTTGAAAAGCGAAATATTAAGACTGAGCTTTTCTTTAACTTGGCTGAAATTCATCCCGAAAAAAAGGTTGTTGAAAGCTTAGAAGGGACTGAGCTTTCCTATGATCTCCTTGTCATGACTCCACCTCATAAAGGAGCAACTTTTCTTAGGGGACACGAAATTGCGGATGCCGAAGGTTGGATAAATACGGATCGACATTCACTAAAGGTATTAAATGCGCAAGACATCTGGGCTCTCGGAGACACTACAAACTTGCCGATAAGCAAGGCAGGCAGCACAGCTCATTTCCAGGCCCCTGTTATTGCAAGACAAATCTGTGCAGCGATCAGGCAGGAAAATCTAGAGGATGGGAAAAACCGTTACAATGGTCATGTGGCCTGTTTTATCGAATCGGGGTACGGAAAGGCAACCATGCTCGATTTCGATTACGATCATCCTCCTCAACCCCCACCCCCTTCCGAGTTTATCCATTTTCAAAAATTAGCCCTAAACAAGTTTTATTGGTATCTTATTCCCAAAGCAATCATATAG
- a CDS encoding class I SAM-dependent methyltransferase produces the protein METKLQAQKSREKWNFASFFFDCLTWADDKRFSPFKSRLFKKIKGKTLLVGAGTGKDFKFLPHDGQVIAIDISPKMLERAAQKAKFFPAILELKEADVCALDFPDAFFDSVLSVCTFCSVADPLRGMREIYRVLRPSGNFYLFEHVRSRIGPIGVLFDLLTPLSQRFGPDLNRDTVSNVRNSGFRIVKEENIYLDIVKWIEAVRI, from the coding sequence ATGGAGACGAAGCTGCAGGCACAAAAGAGTCGTGAAAAATGGAATTTTGCTAGTTTTTTCTTTGATTGCCTTACTTGGGCTGATGACAAGCGGTTTTCTCCATTTAAATCCAGGCTTTTTAAGAAAATAAAAGGGAAAACCTTGCTTGTAGGTGCGGGCACCGGTAAGGATTTCAAGTTTTTACCCCATGATGGGCAGGTTATAGCCATCGATATCAGTCCTAAGATGCTTGAAAGAGCAGCACAGAAAGCAAAATTTTTCCCAGCTATTCTCGAACTTAAAGAAGCCGATGTCTGTGCCTTGGATTTCCCCGACGCATTTTTTGATTCCGTTCTGAGCGTCTGTACTTTTTGTTCGGTAGCTGATCCACTCCGAGGGATGAGAGAAATTTATCGAGTCTTACGTCCAAGTGGAAATTTCTATCTTTTCGAACATGTCCGGAGTCGGATAGGGCCTATTGGTGTTCTTTTTGATCTTCTTACGCCTCTTTCTCAACGCTTTGGCCCTGATTTGAACCGGGATACGGTGTCTAACGTGCGCAACAGTGGTTTTAGGATTGTGAAGGAAGAAAACATTTATCTCGATATTGTTAAATGGATAGAGGCGGTAAGGATCTGA
- a CDS encoding GNAT family N-acetyltransferase, whose amino-acid sequence MIFPLVLDRVCLRPFEETDKESLISLSGDPDVSWGTRPITYPDSPEKAPLWLQDHIAMTNRGETLSLAIVSRADSVLVGSVILFFEPHHERAEIGCWIGKPHWSKGYGTEACQAVIDYAFKKLNLNKICAYCLARNTPSIKLIQKLGMKWEGCLRKHLKVRGIFEDLLVYGLLAEEIAGKKGYIDEKHSTLPF is encoded by the coding sequence GTGATTTTTCCCCTAGTTCTTGATCGAGTTTGTCTTCGACCTTTTGAAGAAACAGATAAGGAAAGCCTTATAAGCCTTTCTGGTGATCCAGATGTTTCTTGGGGAACGCGCCCGATTACATACCCCGATAGCCCTGAAAAAGCTCCCTTATGGCTTCAAGATCATATAGCCATGACTAACAGGGGAGAGACACTGAGTTTGGCCATTGTTTCGAGGGCAGACTCTGTATTGGTGGGTTCGGTAATTCTTTTCTTTGAGCCACATCATGAGCGGGCTGAAATTGGTTGTTGGATTGGCAAACCGCATTGGTCCAAAGGATATGGGACTGAAGCCTGCCAGGCAGTGATCGATTATGCTTTCAAGAAATTGAACCTGAACAAGATATGTGCTTATTGCCTGGCTCGCAATACTCCTTCGATAAAATTGATTCAGAAATTAGGGATGAAGTGGGAGGGCTGTTTAAGAAAACATTTAAAAGTGAGAGGAATTTTTGAAGACCTGCTTGTGTATGGCCTTTTAGCTGAAGAAATAGCTGGAAAGAAAGGATACATAGATGAAAAACACTCAACATTGCCCTTCTGA
- the phoU gene encoding phosphate signaling complex protein PhoU, whose protein sequence is MITIGEIRETLLLMASIAARNLQLALKALIERNDELAQSVIKGDEDLDALEIKIDDQIITFIATHSPVAIDCRLALVASKISSDLERIGDQAVTISRIALQLNEKPPLKSFFNIDKMAEIARKMYQEAIESFITGNPKETLSVVREDKLVDRMNKELFSTLVKIMREDPDTIPQGLNLMLVSRAIERAADHAKNIAEEVYYLYRAKDIRHKTSLINVNKAIGENV, encoded by the coding sequence ATGATAACAATAGGCGAAATCCGCGAGACACTTCTTTTAATGGCAAGCATCGCTGCCCGCAACCTTCAACTCGCCCTCAAAGCCCTGATAGAACGCAACGATGAACTAGCCCAAAGTGTTATTAAGGGAGATGAAGATCTTGACGCCCTTGAAATCAAAATTGACGATCAAATCATTACTTTTATTGCTACACATAGCCCGGTTGCGATCGACTGCCGGTTAGCCCTTGTCGCTTCGAAAATTTCAAGCGATCTTGAACGGATTGGTGACCAAGCGGTAACGATTTCAAGGATCGCATTACAACTTAACGAAAAACCTCCATTAAAATCATTTTTCAATATCGATAAAATGGCTGAAATCGCTAGAAAAATGTATCAAGAAGCCATTGAAAGCTTCATCACAGGTAACCCCAAAGAAACGTTAAGCGTTGTTCGAGAAGACAAGCTTGTAGATCGAATGAACAAGGAGCTGTTCAGCACCCTGGTTAAAATCATGAGAGAAGATCCAGATACTATTCCCCAGGGACTCAATCTTATGCTCGTTTCTCGAGCGATAGAACGAGCAGCTGATCACGCTAAAAACATCGCCGAAGAAGTCTACTATCTTTACAGGGCCAAAGACATTCGACACAAAACCAGCCTCATCAATGTAAATAAAGCAATAGGAGAAAACGTCTAA
- the gcvT gene encoding glycine cleavage system aminomethyltransferase GcvT: MSNTNQSVPFTTFLYKHHIELGAHMGLFAGWWMPIYYHSALAEHKAVRENAGIFDLCHMGQFFVEGPQAAEWLNGILTNDLSLLNDGQSQYNLLLTDSGGIIDDLLLYRINSTSYLLVVNASVADKDYSLFHRFLPHQGVTLTDNRHKWGCIAIQGPQSWAIVKKVFGLDPLPKHTLKKIIFEKQFLYIASTGYTGETGAELFFPAAIASLIWTRLLEEGKIIHLLPCGLASRNILRLEASLPLNGIDLREDKNPWEAELDKAVCLSKPYTFPGKFALVQLKNTFQDLLVAFTAKDIMCPQPRTGSPIFFMGEKRGEVTSGVWSPSLGRVIGMGYIHKFCATVGNTIEIEIRDKRYPFLIQKKPLYRKGSSHS, encoded by the coding sequence GTGAGTAACACTAATCAATCGGTTCCCTTCACTACCTTCTTGTATAAACACCACATTGAGCTTGGCGCACACATGGGATTGTTCGCCGGTTGGTGGATGCCCATCTATTACCATTCAGCATTAGCAGAACATAAGGCAGTAAGGGAAAATGCTGGAATCTTTGACCTTTGCCATATGGGACAATTCTTTGTCGAAGGACCGCAAGCCGCTGAATGGCTTAATGGTATTTTAACAAACGATTTGTCGCTTTTAAATGATGGTCAAAGTCAATATAACCTGCTGTTGACGGACAGTGGAGGTATTATAGACGACCTTCTTCTTTACCGGATTAATTCCACAAGTTATCTTCTTGTCGTCAATGCTTCCGTTGCCGATAAAGATTATAGCCTATTCCATCGTTTCTTACCCCACCAAGGAGTAACGCTCACTGACAATCGGCACAAATGGGGTTGTATCGCTATTCAGGGGCCACAATCCTGGGCTATTGTTAAAAAAGTTTTTGGGTTAGATCCTCTTCCAAAGCATACACTCAAAAAAATTATTTTCGAAAAACAGTTTTTATATATTGCTAGCACCGGCTACACGGGTGAAACGGGGGCTGAATTATTTTTCCCCGCAGCAATCGCTTCTCTCATCTGGACTAGACTCTTAGAGGAGGGAAAAATCATTCATTTGCTGCCCTGTGGCCTTGCGAGTAGAAATATTCTCAGACTTGAAGCTTCTCTTCCGTTGAACGGGATCGATCTGAGAGAAGACAAGAATCCATGGGAAGCCGAATTGGATAAGGCGGTTTGCTTATCTAAGCCCTATACTTTTCCTGGCAAATTTGCTCTCGTCCAGCTAAAGAACACTTTTCAAGATCTTCTGGTTGCTTTTACAGCTAAAGATATCATGTGTCCTCAACCAAGAACGGGATCTCCGATTTTTTTCATGGGAGAAAAACGGGGTGAGGTCACAAGCGGGGTATGGTCTCCTTCTTTAGGCCGCGTTATAGGCATGGGATACATTCATAAATTTTGCGCTACTGTGGGAAACACCATTGAGATAGAGATCAGAGACAAGCGTTATCCTTTTTTGATTCAGAAAAAACCCCTTTACAGAAAAGGCAGTTCTCATTCATAG
- the gcvH gene encoding glycine cleavage system protein GcvH — translation MNIPSDRLYTETHEWVSVNGDIATIGITEHAQRELSDIVYIELPKVGDRFTQKAVVGVIESVKAASDLYAPVSGEIVAVNTQLIDHPSLVNSNPYGEGWMFKMKMNHLEELSSLKDAEAYNEFLREKG, via the coding sequence ATGAATATCCCAAGCGATCGATTGTACACTGAAACCCATGAATGGGTGTCTGTTAATGGAGATATAGCCACCATAGGTATTACCGAGCATGCCCAAAGAGAGCTATCGGACATTGTATATATTGAACTGCCTAAGGTTGGAGACCGTTTTACTCAGAAAGCGGTTGTTGGTGTTATCGAATCGGTCAAAGCGGCAAGTGATCTCTATGCACCGGTTAGTGGAGAGATAGTGGCAGTAAATACCCAGTTAATTGATCACCCCTCATTAGTTAACAGTAACCCCTATGGTGAAGGGTGGATGTTCAAAATGAAAATGAACCATCTTGAAGAACTTTCCTCTCTTAAAGACGCCGAAGCTTACAACGAATTTTTACGTGAAAAAGGCTGA